The following nucleotide sequence is from Apium graveolens cultivar Ventura chromosome 4, ASM990537v1, whole genome shotgun sequence.
AAATCCGGCATGTGTTAAATCGGATACATTAAAGGTTCGAGCCAGTCTGAAAAGAGGTCGTCCTTTTAAAACCATAAGGTCAGCTACCGATCTCATGTACTCTTCTGTAACatcttcttttattttctttacaAGTTCCAATGCATATCCAAATGGATTCTCACAAAGTTTTCCGACTGTTGTTACAACTGCTGGGTTCACGAATGCATTCCCATAGTATCCCTTGGGCAGGATGGGAGGATTAAATTTTGTGCGTGCATTGACATGATAAGAAACGCGCACCTCCTCTTGGGGATCAAGCTGCAGGGAACGAGTACGACATCTCCATAAGAAAGCTGTGAGAAGCTCCAAGGAAGAACATTTGCCAAGGTGCGGAGGAACCAATTGACGGAGCACACGAATCTCACTAGGACCAAAGAAAAACGAACGATTAACTATGTTATCAAGATTTATGTTGATGAAATCATCTAACTCATCAAACTGATGATGTGTGCACGTAACACGGGGTGGGTCCCTTGCATTAAGTAGTTCTCTTTGCCACACTGGAAAAACAGAAGGGGCACTTGCACCTCTAGCAATTTCACCTAAAGCAGTTAGAAACTGCACAAGTCCGGAAGCATCACACATTGTATGGTTAATCCTCGAGGCAAATATGAATCCTCCGCACTTAAGTCGAGTTACCTACAGACGTTAATTGTTACCAAACAGCCTAAAAATTATATACACATGTCGATACTGCTAGATCATAGCTAAGCTAACCGACTAAATGCAtagaagagagaaaaaaaaaacCTGAATATGGACAAGAGGAGAATCTGTAATTCCAGAAGAGTGAGGTACTTGAAAAAGAAGCTCCTCAAAACATGGAAATGGAGGCTCAAGTGTATCACCAAATTGGTCAACTGTAACATCTGCATCAGCTTCAACGAATATCACTCCTTCCCCGGTGCATTCTACTGCCAGTTTGCGGGCCGCACCTTCTCGTAGCCGGCCCGCCAGCGGATAGTAGAACACAAGCGTTTTGGAAAGTGCTTCTCTAATGACTTTCACGGGGTCCTTTTTTCGTACATCAATTAAATCATTTTTCTTTCGATAAAATTGGATGTTCGAGATTTGTAAACGGAAACCGTCTTGATCATCTATGTCGGAGAGGAATTTGTACTCGTGTGGAGTCGGTTTTGCTGGAGTTATTAGCTCCGGTGAACGCCTGTTTACTGCGAAAACCAGGGGCTGTTGTGTTTCCATCGAAGATAATTGTGATCAAGTTTGAGAGATAGCTACAAACTAGATAAGTGTACAATACTTGATGTAGTGGTAAGCAGAATATAAGCTAAGCCCATGTATTTATATGTAGTATCTTTTGTAATTAGCGTGTGAGAATTTTAATCGAATTACGACGTTTTGACGCTTGTTTTAGAATCTATACATCTGTCTATACATATACATGATCTGTTTGCCACTGTTTTTGCTGAAAAATAATTAGTATCAATTATCAGCTGATCAAACACATGCATAAGGACATAAAACAAAGTTATAGTAAAAATATTTGATGGGACAGCTTGGATTCTTATCTGTTTTGAAAATGTGCAATAGTTGAATGGACATTTTGACCTGGAGTAGAAATGTCCGGCCATGTAGGGTGACGATGATATTAATAAGTTTTAACTCCAACTGCTTATAGATAACTTCACATATGaagaaattagaaaaataaaataaaaaaacttcACAAATGAAGACAAGATGACGATAATCAGTAATGAATTGGAATCTTGCACACGAATATATTTATGTAAATTCCAGGAATAGATTAGGTCAGAGTTTATACACAGATATATTTGTTACATGACTCATGCATGTATAGAGAGTAGGCCAGCTCCTTTAACTACCAGACTATGATCAACCGAGAAACTCCTGAAACTCCATGTGCTCGTTGTGATCTAGCAGCTACACCATTAATCTATATAGCAAATTGATACATTTAACAAAAAAACAGATCTATCTGCTGTTAGAGATAATGATCCTAAAAgttata
It contains:
- the LOC141716740 gene encoding benzyl alcohol O-benzoyltransferase-like, which produces METQQPLVFAVNRRSPELITPAKPTPHEYKFLSDIDDQDGFRLQISNIQFYRKKNDLIDVRKKDPVKVIREALSKTLVFYYPLAGRLREGAARKLAVECTGEGVIFVEADADVTVDQFGDTLEPPFPCFEELLFQVPHSSGITDSPLVHIQVTRLKCGGFIFASRINHTMCDASGLVQFLTALGEIARGASAPSVFPVWQRELLNARDPPRVTCTHHQFDELDDFININLDNIVNRSFFFGPSEIRVLRQLVPPHLGKCSSLELLTAFLWRCRTRSLQLDPQEEVRVSYHVNARTKFNPPILPKGYYGNAFVNPAVVTTVGKLCENPFGYALELVKKIKEDVTEEYMRSVADLMVLKGRPLFRLARTFNVSDLTHAGFEDIDFGWGRADYGGPPTGVIGYGICGMCFYIPHKNRKGETGIVMALSLPAIAMENFAVEIDCLVKNNRQFVMVANASLPIQSAL